From Streptomyces sp. NBC_00376, one genomic window encodes:
- a CDS encoding peptidoglycan-binding protein, with translation MRPEQGDMPPAQPLPQVTALLQALRQVKESKNLSLDAFTHDTGYSRSSWNRVLKGTAFPPRTAVERLCSRRGLDKNTLLGLWDTADQARRAADTQEETPPEATSAPAPADPAPGVPDPVPPTAQDPVPPTAADPTPAPATPKPAAASPDPAPSTPGPVEPATPAAAPQKPSTSSPAEPAKPTAASRSRVKILALIAAVLAALLLVGRWYSVHETKDSAVSQPGTGGDNRPGDDQPVVDETPLPSKSSTAPTKAPKDGEKKKDQDQDSTGGEDTNTKSPRPSSSAKGEASSPASASASPSTAASPGAVGRANCRYNWDRTQTMAKGMVGSKVKQIQCLLNSNYDYTLTVDGNFGESTDTAVRAVQRCSGLSPDGQVGPQTWKYLDTPMSGCGH, from the coding sequence GTGCGACCCGAACAAGGCGACATGCCACCCGCGCAGCCACTGCCACAAGTCACCGCACTGCTCCAGGCACTGCGACAGGTCAAGGAGTCCAAGAACCTCTCCCTGGACGCCTTCACCCACGACACCGGCTACTCCCGCTCCTCCTGGAACCGCGTCCTCAAAGGCACCGCGTTCCCACCCCGGACAGCGGTAGAACGGCTCTGCTCCCGCCGCGGACTGGACAAGAACACCCTGCTCGGCCTCTGGGACACCGCCGACCAAGCCCGCCGCGCCGCGGACACCCAAGAGGAGACACCGCCGGAAGCGACGTCCGCTCCCGCACCGGCAGACCCCGCCCCAGGCGTACCGGACCCCGTACCGCCGACAGCCCAGGACCCCGTACCGCCGACAGCCGCGGACCCCACACCCGCCCCCGCAACTCCGAAACCCGCAGCGGCCAGCCCGGACCCCGCACCATCCACGCCCGGCCCGGTCGAACCGGCAACGCCGGCCGCTGCCCCCCAGAAACCATCCACGTCCAGCCCTGCCGAACCAGCAAAGCCAACAGCTGCCTCCCGGAGCCGGGTCAAAATCCTCGCGCTGATCGCCGCCGTCCTCGCTGCGCTGCTGCTGGTCGGGCGCTGGTACTCGGTCCACGAGACGAAGGACTCCGCTGTCTCCCAGCCCGGGACCGGTGGCGACAACCGTCCCGGCGATGACCAGCCAGTGGTCGACGAAACTCCCCTGCCCTCGAAGAGCAGCACCGCACCGACCAAGGCCCCGAAGGATGGCGAGAAGAAGAAGGACCAGGACCAGGACTCCACTGGCGGGGAGGACACGAACACGAAGTCACCGCGCCCCAGCAGTTCAGCCAAGGGCGAGGCATCTTCCCCAGCCTCTGCTTCTGCCTCTCCCAGTACGGCCGCCTCGCCCGGCGCCGTCGGCCGCGCCAACTGCCGCTACAACTGGGACCGCACCCAGACCATGGCCAAAGGCATGGTCGGCTCGAAGGTGAAGCAGATCCAGTGCCTGCTGAACTCCAACTACGACTACACGCTCACCGTCGACGGCAACTTCGGAGAGAGCACCGACACCGCCGTACGCGCCGTCCAGCGCTGCAGCGGCCTTAGTCCTGACGGCCAGGTCGGACCCCAGACCTGGAAATACCTGGACACTCCCATGTCCGGCTGTGGACACTGA
- a CDS encoding GH25 family lysozyme — MRIISKKTGLQAGAMVAVAAAGFGLISFSGNEQAQANSPAAYSVKGFDTSHHNAHPIQWSASVSAGYSFVFQKATQGTGYRDPQFAGDFAAASRAGLMVAPYHFYDTGSGAAQADHFIRTAKAAGYDGKRAGQLPPVVDLEKIRGRCPAGVNNTQVAAFLTKARQAFGVNPIVYTSKDFADTCLRGDVSALANSPLWQPRYGSGTREPAPVGGRYWSIWQYTENGTVPGLRGRADVNVYKGTLTQLRALAHLSPGQSPTGPGTGAGASAGTGTGTGTGTGTGAGTGAGGGASAPAAAVWPLLKNGARGVNVTTAQHLLAAAGQSVTADGIYGPNTQNAAAAFQRSHGLTADGIIGPNTWNKLVRTVGQGANGSAVKAAQAQLVGYGNRIAVDGAFGPATRNATAAFQRSHGLTADGVVGPKTWNKLVNGTKTTQPAPTTPAPANGRLTQRQALTQLAAAGIKAPVGRTSLAGVRARTVQGVIALKKASGGCTIVITGGTESGHSTRGNHSHAGGYKLDLRTRDEGSCVTNWIKTTQRKGAPRGTDARWHGTLAGISAEYVYEVPRSGGVHWDITFI; from the coding sequence GTGCGGATCATCAGCAAGAAGACGGGTCTTCAGGCGGGTGCCATGGTGGCGGTCGCGGCCGCTGGATTTGGCCTGATCAGCTTCTCCGGGAACGAGCAGGCGCAGGCGAACAGCCCGGCCGCGTACAGCGTGAAGGGCTTCGACACCAGCCACCACAACGCCCACCCGATCCAGTGGTCGGCGTCCGTGAGCGCGGGGTACTCGTTCGTGTTCCAGAAGGCGACGCAGGGCACCGGTTACCGCGACCCGCAGTTCGCCGGCGACTTCGCGGCCGCGTCGCGGGCCGGGCTGATGGTCGCGCCCTACCACTTCTACGACACCGGTTCCGGCGCCGCCCAGGCCGACCACTTCATCCGCACAGCCAAGGCCGCCGGCTACGACGGCAAGCGTGCCGGGCAGCTGCCGCCGGTGGTCGACCTGGAGAAGATCCGCGGCCGGTGCCCGGCCGGGGTGAACAACACCCAGGTCGCCGCATTCCTCACCAAGGCCCGTCAGGCGTTCGGGGTAAACCCGATCGTCTACACGTCGAAGGACTTCGCCGACACCTGCCTGCGCGGCGATGTCAGTGCTCTGGCCAACAGCCCGCTGTGGCAGCCGAGGTACGGGAGCGGGACGCGTGAGCCCGCTCCGGTCGGCGGCAGGTACTGGTCGATCTGGCAGTACACCGAGAACGGGACGGTGCCCGGCCTGCGGGGCAGGGCCGACGTCAACGTCTACAAGGGCACGCTGACCCAGCTCCGCGCCCTCGCCCACCTCTCCCCCGGCCAGTCCCCCACGGGCCCCGGCACGGGTGCGGGGGCTAGCGCGGGCACCGGCACCGGCACCGGCACCGGCACCGGCACCGGAGCCGGTACGGGGGCTGGTGGTGGTGCGTCTGCTCCGGCCGCGGCCGTGTGGCCGCTGCTGAAGAACGGGGCGCGGGGCGTGAACGTCACCACCGCCCAGCACCTGCTGGCCGCGGCCGGCCAGTCCGTCACCGCCGACGGGATCTACGGCCCGAACACCCAGAACGCCGCCGCCGCGTTCCAGCGGTCCCATGGCCTGACCGCGGACGGCATCATCGGCCCGAACACCTGGAACAAGCTGGTCCGCACTGTTGGCCAGGGCGCGAACGGATCCGCGGTGAAGGCCGCCCAGGCGCAACTCGTCGGGTACGGGAACCGCATCGCGGTCGACGGTGCGTTCGGTCCGGCCACCCGGAACGCGACGGCTGCGTTCCAGCGGTCCCACGGCCTGACCGCGGACGGGGTCGTGGGTCCGAAGACGTGGAACAAGCTGGTCAACGGAACCAAGACGACCCAGCCCGCTCCGACCACGCCCGCTCCGGCGAACGGCAGGCTGACCCAGCGCCAGGCCCTGACGCAGCTCGCCGCGGCCGGGATCAAGGCCCCGGTCGGGCGGACCTCTCTGGCGGGTGTCCGTGCCCGCACGGTCCAGGGTGTCATCGCTCTGAAGAAGGCCAGCGGCGGGTGCACCATCGTCATCACCGGCGGCACCGAGTCCGGCCACAGCACCAGGGGCAACCACTCCCACGCAGGCGGTTACAAGCTCGACCTGCGCACCCGTGACGAGGGCAGCTGCGTGACCAACTGGATCAAGACCACCCAGCGCAAGGGCGCTCCCCGGGGCACCGACGCCCGCTGGCACGGCACCCTGGCCGGGATCTCCGCCGAGTACGTCTACGAGGTCCCGCGCAGCGGCGGCGTCCACTGGGACATCACCTTCATCTGA
- a CDS encoding helix-turn-helix transcriptional regulator encodes MTRGLADFDPAALLAFRTSHMGVDQDGKVWAVPLTAAALAARVGTTKAQILAYENGHQTPDPKRIRELADALDVDPQMLMNQKRRKNWDLADIRRASGLTARDVVEALGISPKSYRRFEQHGIVPARRPKFLDDVTDALGVAQRDLHAAIDNVPAVRERRRQTAVLTETLADRYVARPGTWKGPNIDDPCVLQLSALYGRPPQRIRRLMTHLLGELRQMSVRMQREKIIADFDPEPMRQQRAWAAIERWGEVYDQEIDRIPRLLEGFHRAAQPSDAWQVLVNLHDAGTQPDGSWVFSALLGSSETLRLLPRSLARQQTFNEVAAAQLTPSGHMHVRSFQELYAALYPGLRRPRPQVSRHPQGANRAARPEAAFTLPGRQERFVIPHYVLDELLLAGKSSLELTVAPNLRFTFGLNGSSVTSSGPTRP; translated from the coding sequence ATGACTCGTGGCCTGGCGGATTTTGATCCAGCTGCTCTGCTTGCGTTCCGAACCAGCCACATGGGAGTGGACCAGGACGGAAAGGTTTGGGCGGTGCCTCTGACAGCTGCGGCTCTTGCGGCACGAGTTGGCACGACGAAGGCGCAGATCTTGGCCTACGAGAACGGGCACCAGACACCTGACCCCAAGCGCATCCGTGAGCTCGCGGACGCCTTGGACGTGGATCCGCAGATGCTGATGAACCAGAAGCGCAGAAAGAACTGGGACCTGGCAGACATCCGTCGTGCGAGCGGGCTCACGGCACGAGACGTGGTTGAGGCACTGGGCATCTCACCGAAGTCCTACCGCAGATTCGAGCAGCACGGGATCGTGCCCGCGCGGCGCCCCAAGTTCCTTGATGACGTGACAGATGCTCTGGGTGTGGCGCAGCGAGACTTACACGCGGCCATCGACAACGTCCCCGCGGTGAGGGAGCGGCGCCGGCAGACAGCGGTTCTCACCGAGACATTGGCGGACCGGTATGTAGCCCGGCCAGGAACCTGGAAGGGGCCGAACATCGACGACCCCTGTGTTCTACAGCTCTCTGCCTTGTACGGGCGTCCCCCGCAGCGGATACGGCGCCTCATGACACACCTGCTCGGTGAGCTGAGGCAGATGTCAGTAAGGATGCAACGCGAAAAGATCATCGCCGACTTCGATCCCGAGCCCATGCGGCAACAGCGTGCGTGGGCAGCGATAGAACGCTGGGGCGAGGTCTATGACCAGGAGATCGACAGGATCCCCAGACTGCTTGAGGGGTTTCATCGGGCAGCCCAGCCCTCTGACGCATGGCAAGTCCTGGTGAACCTGCACGATGCAGGCACGCAGCCTGACGGATCGTGGGTCTTTTCCGCCTTGCTCGGGAGTTCCGAGACCTTGCGTCTGCTGCCGCGCTCCCTGGCACGGCAGCAGACGTTCAACGAAGTGGCAGCAGCACAGCTGACACCCAGTGGTCACATGCACGTGCGGAGCTTTCAGGAGCTTTATGCGGCTCTCTACCCGGGCCTTCGGCGTCCACGTCCCCAGGTGTCACGGCACCCCCAAGGAGCCAATCGAGCAGCTCGACCTGAAGCGGCCTTCACTCTGCCCGGCCGACAGGAGCGATTCGTCATCCCGCACTATGTGTTGGATGAGCTGCTCCTCGCCGGCAAGAGCTCCCTTGAGCTGACGGTTGCGCCGAACCTTCGCTTCACTTTCGGCCTCAACGGAAGTTCCGTGACGTCTAGTGGTCCAACTCGTCCCTAG
- a CDS encoding L,D-transpeptidase family protein has protein sequence MNRSTLWATLTTTALAIAAFATLGTQAPDTASANSSDPAASAARSAAPASRNQQQWPTLRTGAQGSAVTTLQQLLTAQGHPLTADGEFGPLTEAAVRAFQAQHSLQADGVVGPKTWNALTTTLRTGAQGSAVTALQQLLTARGHSLTADGAFGGLTAAAVQAFQKNQGLQADGVAGPATWNALITAPTGARPDTGQTAQPGPTGYSLKFTKNQNHPMYSTLALVHNGKAVKTYRAGSGMGVTNECASGEGWLPSGTYQVKAHERDRNSGLQTGIKGYAIQLADKTCTPKAGQKPVKRDALFIHSEMLSDGTQAIDVPLMDDDYYRWDGDIDYQSWGCIKITPADIKDLFTRLDRAGWPKNLTLQVS, from the coding sequence ATGAACCGCAGCACTCTCTGGGCCACCCTGACCACGACCGCCCTCGCCATCGCGGCCTTCGCCACGCTCGGTACGCAGGCCCCCGACACCGCCAGCGCCAACAGCAGCGACCCGGCAGCCTCAGCCGCCCGCTCCGCCGCCCCCGCTTCCCGGAACCAGCAGCAGTGGCCCACCCTGCGCACCGGCGCCCAGGGCAGCGCGGTCACCACCCTCCAGCAGCTCCTCACCGCACAAGGGCACCCTCTTACCGCCGACGGCGAGTTCGGCCCCCTCACCGAAGCCGCCGTGCGCGCCTTCCAGGCTCAGCACAGCCTCCAGGCCGACGGCGTCGTCGGCCCCAAGACATGGAACGCCCTGACCACCACCCTGCGCACCGGCGCCCAGGGCAGCGCGGTCACCGCGCTCCAGCAGCTGCTCACCGCCCGCGGACACTCACTGACGGCCGACGGCGCGTTCGGGGGCCTTACCGCGGCCGCCGTCCAGGCATTCCAGAAGAACCAGGGCCTCCAGGCCGACGGCGTCGCCGGTCCGGCCACCTGGAACGCCCTGATCACCGCACCCACCGGCGCCCGGCCCGACACCGGCCAAACCGCCCAGCCCGGCCCCACCGGGTACTCGTTGAAGTTCACCAAGAACCAGAACCACCCGATGTACTCGACCCTCGCTCTCGTCCATAACGGCAAGGCGGTCAAGACCTACCGCGCCGGCTCCGGCATGGGAGTCACCAACGAGTGCGCCAGCGGCGAGGGATGGCTGCCCAGCGGCACCTATCAGGTCAAGGCACACGAGAGGGACCGCAACAGCGGTCTCCAGACAGGGATCAAGGGATACGCCATCCAGCTCGCCGACAAGACCTGCACGCCCAAGGCCGGCCAGAAGCCGGTCAAGCGCGACGCCCTGTTCATCCACAGCGAGATGCTCAGTGATGGCACGCAGGCCATCGACGTCCCGCTCATGGACGACGACTACTACCGGTGGGACGGCGACATCGACTACCAGTCCTGGGGCTGCATCAAGATCACGCCCGCCGACATCAAGGACCTGTTCACCCGCCTCGACCGGGCCGGCTGGCCGAAGAACCTGACCCTCCAGGTCAGCTGA
- a CDS encoding ice-binding family protein yields the protein MTLLSTTTFFTTAAYAAEAPVGLGTGISYAVLAGSTVTNTVTPTVLNGDLGLSPGSSVTNFPPGLVFGAQNVANGPALTAKNDLGIAYNDAAGRTPTGDVTGVDLGGQTLTTGVYNSTSSMALTGTVTLDGEGNSGAVFIFQAASTLITSSASSVRLVNGAQACNVFWQVGSSATIGTFSNFKGSILASESITVQNGTEILGRALARTSAVTLDNNAITVPSCVGAPGPTGPTGPPGPTGPTGGTGPTGGTGPTGGTGPTGPTGGTGPTGGTGPTGPTGGTGPTGGTGPTGGTGPTGGTGPTGGTGPTGPTGGTGPTGGTGPTGPTGGTGPTGPTGSTGPTGPTGSTGPTGPTGSAGGGKGDHGGGKGDHGGGKGDHGGGKGDHGGGKGDHGGKDKDKDKDKDKGKGKDKGDHGGGKGDHGGKDKDKGKDKGDHGGGKGDHGGKDKGKGKDKGDHGGGKGDHGGKDKDKDKGKGKGDHGG from the coding sequence GTGACTCTGCTGAGCACGACCACGTTCTTCACCACCGCCGCGTATGCAGCGGAGGCTCCGGTGGGACTGGGGACGGGCATCAGTTACGCCGTGCTGGCCGGCTCAACGGTCACCAACACGGTCACTCCCACCGTTCTCAACGGAGACCTCGGGCTCAGCCCGGGGAGTTCTGTGACGAACTTCCCGCCCGGTCTCGTCTTCGGCGCTCAGAACGTAGCCAACGGTCCCGCTCTCACGGCGAAGAACGACCTGGGCATCGCCTACAACGACGCGGCGGGTCGGACTCCGACAGGGGACGTGACGGGCGTCGACCTCGGAGGCCAGACACTTACGACTGGCGTCTACAACTCCACAAGCTCAATGGCCCTCACTGGGACCGTCACCCTCGACGGAGAGGGGAACTCCGGCGCCGTCTTCATCTTCCAGGCGGCATCGACCTTGATCACAAGCTCGGCGAGCAGCGTCAGACTTGTCAATGGGGCTCAGGCCTGCAACGTGTTCTGGCAGGTGGGCAGCTCCGCCACGATCGGGACGTTCTCCAATTTCAAGGGCAGCATCCTGGCCTCGGAGTCCATCACAGTACAGAACGGCACGGAGATCCTGGGCCGGGCCCTGGCGCGTACTAGCGCGGTCACCCTGGACAACAACGCCATCACCGTGCCGTCCTGCGTCGGGGCGCCCGGGCCGACCGGGCCGACCGGGCCGCCCGGGCCGACTGGTCCGACGGGCGGCACTGGTCCGACGGGCGGCACTGGTCCGACGGGTGGTACCGGGCCGACTGGTCCGACGGGCGGCACTGGTCCGACGGGTGGTACCGGGCCGACTGGTCCGACGGGCGGCACTGGTCCGACGGGTGGCACTGGTCCGACGGGTGGCACCGGGCCGACGGGTGGCACCGGGCCGACGGGTGGTACCGGGCCGACTGGTCCGACGGGCGGCACTGGTCCGACGGGCGGTACCGGACCCACTGGTCCGACGGGCGGTACCGGACCCACTGGTCCGACAGGCAGTACCGGACCCACTGGTCCGACAGGCAGTACCGGACCCACTGGTCCGACGGGCAGTGCTGGTGGTGGTAAGGGCGACCACGGTGGTGGCAAGGGCGACCACGGTGGTGGCAAGGGCGACCACGGTGGTGGCAAGGGCGACCACGGTGGTGGCAAGGGCGACCACGGTGGCAAGGACAAGGACAAGGACAAGGACAAGGACAAGGGCAAGGGCAAAGACAAGGGCGACCACGGTGGTGGCAAGGGCGACCACGGTGGCAAGGACAAGGACAAGGGCAAAGACAAGGGCGACCACGGTGGTGGCAAGGGCGACCACGGTGGCAAGGACAAGGGCAAGGGCAAAGACAAGGGCGACCACGGTGGTGGCAAGGGCGACCACGGTGGCAAGGACAAGGACAAGGACAAGGGCAAAGGCAAGGGCGACCACGGTGGGTAG
- a CDS encoding ricin-type beta-trefoil lectin domain protein produces MADQQLDVFGGEDEEERLWEALSSFKKLVRGLVEMTGLSTNELADTYGFGKGKVSTWQNAKREQPNIPPLQFVEALIEEARKHANLQDGAAAVFLRQYGELLQLYCARANPHNVHRQMLIDYQNTLLIRELNNATNAALKQIVELTEELETLRGDRDEERRHRIALEQQIDSLKSQNQDRAAEKKTALAKLDRIRPDLTAYKRDQQLEKQQPDPEQDGSHTNQPRPPAPAPLPPPPGRDTKRRRRLVLSLIAVGVVVVSLAVYAGTQLPGDQNDHKGNADGKPDQTSTHKPSTGGSASPGRSPHTSVTATPHQTAGGSTASGGSTGGGSSNGGSSSNSGGAGTDPTKGAAGGSGDAGGSHGSNGSSGASNPATPPASSGRFRLRDVGYGKCLAVSYSVVFDTCADTPATNWTAKAGSDGSYVLYNESADQCLHVNRNLLSMADCGSSRQNWRTGTSSTVVNLDSSLCLEERSGWPVVGSCEPSKSTQHWAKE; encoded by the coding sequence GTGGCTGACCAGCAGTTAGACGTTTTCGGCGGCGAGGACGAGGAGGAGCGGCTGTGGGAGGCGCTCAGCAGCTTCAAGAAGCTGGTTCGCGGCCTCGTCGAAATGACCGGACTGTCGACGAATGAACTGGCGGACACATACGGCTTCGGGAAGGGGAAGGTCAGCACCTGGCAGAACGCAAAGCGTGAACAGCCCAACATTCCGCCCCTGCAATTCGTCGAGGCGCTGATCGAGGAGGCACGGAAACACGCGAATCTGCAGGACGGGGCCGCAGCGGTGTTCCTGCGCCAGTACGGCGAGCTGCTGCAGCTGTACTGCGCGCGGGCGAACCCGCACAACGTCCACCGCCAGATGCTCATCGACTACCAGAACACCCTCCTGATCCGCGAGCTGAACAACGCGACGAACGCAGCCCTGAAACAGATCGTCGAGCTCACCGAGGAACTGGAGACCCTGCGCGGCGACCGGGATGAGGAACGCCGGCACCGGATCGCTCTGGAACAGCAGATCGATTCGCTGAAGAGCCAGAACCAGGACCGGGCCGCGGAGAAGAAGACAGCCCTTGCCAAGCTCGACCGGATCCGTCCCGACCTCACGGCGTACAAGCGCGACCAGCAACTGGAGAAGCAGCAACCGGACCCTGAGCAGGACGGTTCGCATACGAACCAGCCCCGCCCACCCGCTCCTGCGCCGCTCCCGCCGCCCCCTGGCCGTGACACCAAGCGGCGGCGGCGACTCGTCCTCTCCCTGATCGCGGTCGGTGTCGTGGTCGTCTCCCTCGCTGTCTACGCCGGCACCCAGCTGCCTGGCGACCAGAACGACCACAAGGGCAACGCGGACGGCAAGCCGGACCAGACGTCCACCCACAAGCCTTCAACAGGCGGCTCTGCCTCACCGGGCCGCTCCCCCCACACCTCCGTCACAGCAACACCTCACCAAACCGCGGGCGGCTCCACAGCCAGCGGCGGCTCCACAGGCGGCGGCTCGTCGAACGGCGGCAGCTCGTCGAACAGCGGCGGGGCCGGCACGGACCCCACCAAAGGCGCAGCCGGCGGGTCGGGTGACGCGGGCGGCTCCCACGGAAGCAATGGTTCCAGTGGGGCGTCGAACCCGGCGACACCGCCCGCGTCCAGCGGCCGCTTCCGGCTCAGGGACGTCGGCTACGGCAAGTGCCTGGCCGTGTCCTACAGCGTCGTGTTCGACACCTGCGCGGACACCCCGGCGACCAACTGGACCGCAAAGGCCGGTTCGGACGGTTCCTACGTGCTGTACAACGAGTCCGCCGACCAATGCCTGCATGTCAACAGAAATCTGCTGTCCATGGCCGACTGCGGCTCCAGCCGCCAGAACTGGCGCACGGGTACCAGCAGCACCGTCGTGAACCTGGACAGCAGCCTGTGTCTCGAGGAGAGGTCCGGCTGGCCGGTCGTGGGGTCCTGCGAGCCGTCGAAGTCGACTCAGCACTGGGCGAAGGAGTGA